GCTTAAGCTTACGAAGAACGGATTATTTCTTCGGCACATCCTTAATGGCTGTTATAACAAGTGCCATCTTCTCACTTCTACTGTTCCTGCTATCCATTATAGAAAGCAAATTAACACCTGGCTGGGGTGTGCAGCTACATTATTTTCACGTGCCATATTTAAATGATGGTACTGTCCTAGAACAGCTGTGGATCTATTTCGTGATTATGTTGCATATGTTTTATCTGGGATTTGTTATATCCAGTATCTTCCGGAGATTTGGGAAAAGCGGCTTATTCATTTTCGGTGCAGTCATGTTCATTCTATACAGCATCGCTGGATTTTTAATGACTTATTATAAGTGGTGGGGAGATCTATTTAACTGGTTTGCTGGAAATACCGCATTTGAACTTGCCTTGTGGACCATGCCTTTGACGGTTTTATGTGCACTCTTGTCGTTCTGGATGCTTCGGAAGTCTACAGTCTAAAATAACCCCACAAAGTGGGGCCTTGATTCGATGCTAATTCAGGTACTTTGCGGGGAGCCCCGAAACGACCGCTTGAAACAGTCAATTACACAAGGAGGTACGGTATGGAATATGTGAGGGACTACACCATGTACGCAGCCATATTCGGTATGTTTAGTTTTAGTTGGTTTGGTTGGGCACAAGAAAATCCCAGATCCAGCTGGCGAAAATACATTGGCATATCTTCTGGTGTAGCCCTTCTCATCTGCTTGATCGGTGTCTATCTAAGTGTAACGAACTGGGATGCTCCCTCCGTTTTGAATGATAAGACCTCATTTGATAATTATCTAATTTCTGTTTATATTGAATTCTTTTTAGCTGGTGCGGGAGCTTCTATATTGATGAAATGTAAGTATAATGATTACACTGCTCCTTGGATCGCCTTTATTGTAGGTATTCATTTCATTGGTCTGAAAAGTGTCTTTAACGATTTCAGTTTATACATTTTAGCAGCACTTCTCGTTGTTGTTTCTATTGCTTCACTATTCATATCTAAAAAGCTTAAGGTCGCAAACAGTGCAATTACAGGCATTGGCGCAGGAACGGTATTGTTTGCCTTTGCGCTATTAGGTTTAATTCGATATTTATTAAGCTAAGATCTTAGCATGCTCATCTTGCTAAGCGTTAAGTACCTTTATAAAGAACTTTCATGAGCCTTCGATGCACATCTCAGAAAGAAAATGATATACACTTATTCATCCATACCTTTCGCTGAACTAGAGAAAGCCTGCAAATGATCAGCTTTTTGTACATGATATCTTCTTCATTAAGTTCAAAGGCAATTCTGGGGCATTTATGCCCCACTTTCTGCTTCTTCTCAGTCTCAATTACTGGTATAGGGAATTTCTCCCTTTAATTTATCGTTTTAGTCCATAAATCGAAGGATATAGGGAAAATCTCCATATAATTCATTGGATTTTGACTTATTTCGGGTTTTATCGGAATTTATACGGAGGAAATCCCTATACTCATTGAGAATAAAATGAATCCTAATAATCATAGGGAGAAATTCCCTATAATTCCGAATTATTCTCACTTACACAACTGTATGTTCATTGAATTAGGTATGCACGCATTCTCAAATATAGGTAGACAATACAAAACTCTCATGCGCCTAGGCTCACGTCCACGATGAAAATGTTATACCCTTATCTATGCTTACAGGTTGTTCAACCTTACATTAACGCAAAGAAACTCCCTTGATTTCTCAAGGGAGTTTCTAGTGATGCGGTCGAGAGGACTCGAACCTCCACGATATTGCTACCACACGGACCTGAACCGTGCGCGTCTGCCAATTCCGCCACGACCGCACATCATAATGACTATCTTTCAATCTTGCAGTCACAAGATATATCTTACCATGCCAAGATTAAAGCGTCAATATATTCTCCAACTTTTCTAAATGGTCATTAATTTATGGATAATTATTGCTTTTACTTCCGAATATAAGGTATAATGAGAACAAAAGTTCGCATAATATAAATGAGGTGATTTATAGTGGCGACTACGAAGTTAAAGACATCCATTGTTGATGAAGAGGTTACTAAAGAAGAACTTTCCCTTGTCAGAAGCTATTTGCTGCTAACGTTTATTCATAAAGTTTTCGAGCGCGATTGCCGTGTAATCAGCAAGAGTGGTCTGTTTAAGACCCCACAGCTTTATATGGAGCTCGTGTCCGGAGCCACTAAGAAGACCTCACTAATGCTTCAAGAGGTTACGCGCGAATTAAGCTCCCATGATCTGAAGATCACAACTGTTCGCCAAGATCAACGAGGAGTCGAGGCTCTGTACTCCTGCAGAGGATATCAGGGTGAGATGAATATATTATGGCCAGGATTCCGTAGAGAAATGATGCTACGTATGCGTGCGTATCTCGGACTGTCTACAGAGCTCTCTATGCTCTCCAGAGAAGAAAGTGCTACCCAGCTAGCTCTAACTATATAATCCACCTAGCTCTACACAAACAGCTCCCCACCCAATTTGGGTAAGGAGCTGTTTGTGCTGTGGAGATTATATATTATCTGGATCTTTCCTTGGTTCGCTAAAGGGCTGAAATACGTAATTTCGATCAAGCTTAACTACCCGTCTATTCTGACGACGAATCATTACCTGCGAATCGTCCCAAGCAAGGACAATCCCTTTAACGTCGTTACTTTCTAAACCATCCCGCACCACACGAATTTTCTCACCGGAAACTCGGTAGGCATCTAATTGTTCATCGCTAATCATTATAAGTCCCTCCTTCTTTATAGCTTATCCTCTTTTCCCTCAGAAAAAAGACCCAAATGATAAATCATCTGGGCCTCGTATAAGCAATTGACGACTTGCATGTCTACTAAAGCATTCTTATATCAGCGCTTCATTCTTCTCAAACCAGAAATCAAGAACTTTAGCGGACATCACACGTTGCTCCAGATAATCCACTTGGTTAGTTGTGAATTTCTCCCTCCAAGGGAAGGATAGTTCCTCACATAAACCCTTGATTGTCAGAAGCTCTGACCAAGCTACATAGCGTTTGTACCAAAAAAACTGAGGATGTTCAATCATATAGGGATACAGATCGTCGAAATCCGTGTGTTTGCAATCCAGCGCACGCTCGAAGTGATCCTTGGCCTCGGTTAATTTATCAATAAAAAATTGCTCAGTCACCGGTTCTTTCCCCATTGTGACGCCTCCTCCCTATGTCTGATTTTATTATAAAGGAAAATCCATAGGGTGAAAAGCAGTTGTTTTAAAAATAGGCATGTTCTTATTCCAAATTCAGGTTATTCCCCAAATTCAATCTTGCCTCCACTAAGAGAGGTAATTCTTACGAGCGATTCCAGTCGGATCCCTTGCTCCTTGATTGTTCGAGCTCCTGCCTGAAAGCTTTTTTCTACTACAACGCCAAGACCTACCAGCTCAGCACCAGAGCGCTCGATGATCTTAATCAGTCCACGCGCTGCATCGCCATTCGCAATAATATCATCGATAAAGAGGATTTTATCCTCTGCAGAGATGAATTGGCGAGACAACATAATGTCGGTAACAATACCTTTCGTAAAAGAAGGTACTCTTTCACAAAGTGCGTCTGGATCTGCTAGCAGCGTTTTTTTGCGCCGTGCAAAAACTAGCGGCACCTTTAACTCATATGCGGTGGCAAATGCCACGGCAATGCCCGAGGATTCCACGGTCACTATACGTGTAATTCCACAGTCCGCAAACCTCCCGGCAAACTCCCGTCCCATTTCCATCGTAAGCTGCGGATCTACCTGATGATTCAACAGTGCATCCAGCTTCAGCACTTCATCCGAAACGACGACACCTTCCTCCAAAATCCGCTGTTTCAACACTTCCATGATTTTGAACCTCCAATACCCTTTATAATCGCAGACGCTCCGTACAATTGAATCACGGAAGTCATGTCCTACTGATCCTCATCATAACCTGTACTATACAGAGTGCACAAGGCAATCCTGCATAGCACCTTTATGATTTTTCTTTTGCTTCTTAAAACTATTAGGAGGGGAGCCATGAAATCACATGTCCGAACATTACAGATCGCTTTCACTTATATTGGCACCATTGTAGGAGCCGGATTCGCTACCGGTCAAGAAATATTAAAATTTTTCACTCGTTACGGACACTGGGCAGTCTTAACCATCCTGCTCTCTACTATACTGTTCATATGGCTGGGCACGAAAATGATGGTCATCGCTCGGCGCATAGAAGCAGAATCCTATGAAGACTTTAACCGTCACCTCTTCGGTGACCAAGTTGGAAGCACCATCAGTTTGTTCACGATGGTCATTCTGATCGGTGTCAACAGCATTATGCTTGCAGGAGCTGGCGCTATTTTTCAGGAGCATCTGGGACTCCATTATCAAACAGGGCTACTGCTGACGCTGGTTGGCTCTTATTTTCTACTTAAACGAGGGATTTCCGGTATTCTGCAAATGAACAGTCTGATCGTCCCACTAATGCTTACGCTATCACTCATAATTATTTTTAATACGTTTCAAATTCCAGGAGCTGAACGGTTCTTATTCCTTGAAAATGATCGTTCTATCTTTGGAGCGTGGATGTCGCCGCTGCTCTACACCGCCTTCAATTTAGGTATGGCTCAAGCCGTATTAGTTCCGATGGCTCGTCATACAGATGATGAAAAATCTCTTGTATGGGGCGGTATTATTGGCGGTACCGGAATTGGTTTTATGTTGATCGCCGCGCATTTCGCAATGAGCTCACAGATGCCAGGGATACTCCAATTTGAAATCCCTATGGGCAACATCGCCGTCCGGTTGGGTACAGTAGTGCAAACTATATATCTGCTGCTGATTTTCTTGGAGATCTTCAGCACTTTTGTCGCCGACATTTATGGCGTCACCGTGCAGCTTAAACAACGCATTCCAGTTAAACCTTCTTTGATTACGCCGATCCTGATGTTGCTCTGCTATTTACTGAGCCAGTTTGGCTTTAGCTCTCTTCTCTCAGTGTTTTACCCGATCTTCGGAGCCTTATCGCTGGTCTGGGCTGTCATGCTATTACGTACGCCATGGACTACTCCACCACGAATCAGTTCCTCATCGGGTTCAAGTGGAAAAGGGAACAGCCTAACATCAATAAAGCCAGTCACCCGGATTACACGGAAATAACTGCTGCTGTTGGAATCATTCGTGCTGCCGCTTCCGCCACATGTTTATGACAGGTCATCATCACAATCTGGCGGGAGATCGACAGTTCTCCAAGAAGTGAAAGAGCAGCCTGAAGTCGGGACTCGTCAAAGTTGACGAATAGATCATCGAACAGCAATGGCAGCGATACTTGCCGTGACATCGTTTCTGCTAGTGCCAAGCGAATGGAAAGATACAGTTGTTCTGCCGTCCCACGGCTGAGCAGTCCGCTGTCCAGCAGTCCAGCATCTTTGTGTTCTGCTTTTAGCTCTTTATGGCCCAGAGTCATAACTACTCTCTTGTACTCCCCTTCTGTCAGCTTGGAGAAATAGTCGGATGCAAGTAATAGTACCTGCGGCTGCTTCTCCTGCTCATAAATACGGCGGGTTCTTCCGATTAATTCGGCAGTTAATGCTGCTACCGCATATTTATCAGCCACAATTCGCAAAGCGGCTCTCCGCTCCTCCAGCTGCTGAATAACAGAGTCCTCCATACAACGCTCTTTCAAATACTCCCTTTCCTGAAGCAGCTTCCCTCGTTGCTCCAGCAGAGTATTCCACATTTCTTCCTCACGTTCAGCAAGCTCTTCAGCCACCGTCCGCTCCTTCTGGAGTGCTGAGGCATCATGATGATCTAATAATACTTGCAGGGCGGCAATTCGCTCATCTTCCCAGCCTCCAAACATGGCCAGCTCCCACTGACGAATGGATTTATTCAGATCACTTCGCCGCTGTACAGCAGCCGATCTTCGCAAGAAATCCTCTCCGCCTGTTGCTCCACCTTCATGCAACAGTAGGTCACGCTGTTCTCTCAGTTCACCTAATATCCTATGGTTCTCCTTAAGTTCTTCCAGAAGTTCTTGTAACCGTGACTGAATACCTTCCCTGCGAATTAGGTCCTTTTTCAGTTCATCCCAAGCTCTTTTTCGAAGCTCCAACCAGCTTAATAAAGTTAGCGTGGATCTTCGTTGTCCATCTTGCGGATCCACATTAAAGCTAGCTACCGCAACACCAGACTCGTCCAGAGGATCAGGACCTGATTCATAAATAAGAGCAAGCAGTTCCTCCTCGAATACGTTACACTCTGCTTCCAGCTCCTTCAGTCGTAAAGAGAGCTTATTCTCTTGGCGCAGCAGTTCGTTCCCTTGCTCCACCATAGTGAAGATATCAGGCAGCCCTTCTGGAGACAACCCTTCAGGCAATCTGCGCTCACGCAGCCATTCTTCATATTGCTCAGCGGTTTCTGTGAAAGCCGTTTCTGCTCGGCTCATCTCCTCAGCGAGCAGCTTCTCTTGGCCTGCCAGCGTCTCCAGCTCCGTACGGCAGGCGTCCCGCTCGGCGGCATAGCGTTCAATGCGCTGCCGCCATGCTACCCAGGCCTCCATGAGCCTGCGAAGCTCCCTCATGGAGGCTTCCAGCCCGCCTGCGTCAGGGCTGGACCCCGGGGCGGCGGTCGAACGCCGCCCCGGGGTGATGGCGCTCCGGCTCCGCCCCGGAGAGCAGCTGCTCCCGCAGCCGCAGCATCTCAGCTGCGGCCGTGCCCACGTCCCCGCCATGCCCTGGCGGGGACGCTTCCGGCCGGCGCGCTGCGCTGAGGCCGGCCCAAAGGGCCAGATCGGCCGCGCCTAGCAGGCCGATCGCGATCACTGCGCTGACCCGCGGAGCACCGGTCAGCCACAGCGCTGTGGGCAGCAGCACGGTTAGTGCTGCCCCAGCCCACAGCAGGCGCCGGTAGAGCGCGGCCATGCGCTGCGCGCTAGGGCCGTCACTTCCGGCGCCGGGGCCGCGCAGCGGCCCTTCGCTGAGCTGCGCTTCGCGCCAGCGCTCGGCCGCCTGCTGCAGCTCGTCCCACAGCTGCAGCACTTCACGGGCGCTGCGCGGAGCTAGCTGCGCAAAAGACTCAGCGCCGGTGGCGTGCTCACGCGCCAGCGCTCGTTCTGCTGCCTGCAGCGAAGCTGAGGCAGCGGCCAAGCGGGAACGCAGCGTCTGCCGCGCTGCGCCCTCCGCTTCCATGCGGCGATCATAGCTCGCGAACGCCGCCGCAAACCTCCGTGCAGCTTCACGATCCGCCGCTGCACCAGAGAATGCAGTCAGCTCTGCCGCGCTCCAGCTGACATCAATCCCACGCAGAATTCGCTGCAGATGCTCATTCAGCGCGATCAATTCAGCTTCCAGCCGCTGTCTTTCCGCTCGCAGGTTTTCATAGCTGCTCCGATGACGATCCAGCCG
This window of the Paenibacillus sp. FSL R10-2734 genome carries:
- a CDS encoding xanthine phosphoribosyltransferase, which encodes MEVLKQRILEEGVVVSDEVLKLDALLNHQVDPQLTMEMGREFAGRFADCGITRIVTVESSGIAVAFATAYELKVPLVFARRKKTLLADPDALCERVPSFTKGIVTDIMLSRQFISAEDKILFIDDIIANGDAARGLIKIIERSGAELVGLGVVVEKSFQAGARTIKEQGIRLESLVRITSLSGGKIEFGE